The DNA segment AGAAGCGACTGGTGTTGTCAAAGTCGAACAGACACCAGCTGAACAACTAGTTATGGTAGTCTCAACAGTAGAAGCTTGAGTCTTCGTAACGGTACTATCAGTACCATTATGGACGACTGGAGTAACTGAGATGGAAGCTGTCGAGGTAACTGGAGCTGTAGAGTTGACAAAAGATGAAGGAATAACAACAGCAGAAGAGCTTGCAACAGAACTAGATTCACTAGATGAAACAGTGGCCTCGCTGGAAGTAGCCTTCGAGTTAGTTTCAGTTGAGCTAACAGAGGAACTAGAAGCCACAGTAGCAGAAGAAGCTCCTGAAGTAGAGGCGGCAGCAGATTCTGAAGTAGAGGTAGCAGCAGATTCTGAAGTGGCTGCTACAGCAGTTGCAATACCTTCCTTTGCAAGCGCTTCAGAAATGGCACCAGCCAATCTGGTAGAGTACCATGGCACACCAGTTATCATTCTGGTAACTTCATCACCTGAAATACCAGTCAACATGGTAGTGAAATCGCCACCGGCAAAGACAGCCTTGGCAATTTCAGGTGGGTATGTTTCAGTCTTATGTAAACCCTGGAAAGAGTAGTATTCATTTAAATGGGCACCGATATCGGAGACGTACACAGCTAATTCAATCAAGTTGACTCTTTCATCAGAAGGGGATAAAGTGGTGGTCACAGATGTGGCGGCGGCACTGGCCACTAGCGCAGCGGCAATGGCTAATGCACTGATTTTAGACATTTCTTTGGGTATATTTAGTATACTATTCTATAAGCgaaaagagagaaagaGAGCTATGTGGGTATATCAGTGACATTAGTTGATTCGTGCTATTTTATACACGTTATTTTCGAACGTTGCCATTCAAATGAACTATCGAGGACCCTATTGCCATTTGTTGCATTCTCTGTTCCTGAACGATACCTCACTGAGGTCCTCGTATAGATCTTGGCGTTTCCGAAGGCACAGAttgtattgttttcttgcCTATCAAAGGAACGCACAGGAAACCTGAAACTTTGGCAGAGGAGCGTCCACGGAGAAAAAcatattgtttttttccttatGAATTAAACGATATgtacaaaaagaaacattTGACCCCGTCGTTCAATGGATACTCACGCATTTCCCTGCCTATTCACTAAACGACTGacaaaataagaaagttTTCCCATTCTCGATAAATAAGGTGCGGGTGTGATAGTACAAATTGAGCTGCTACGCTCAAACGAAGGAAAGCACGTGAGAGTTAGAAAGGGTAGATCCCctatttcaaaagattgaGCTCAACGAGTTTTAGGTATAACGATTAATGCACGTTAAGCAGTAACAtttcaatattatcatagCATGGGATGAGctaaactttttttttgttattccTATCTGATTTGAATTATTGagttacttttcttttcatattaTTGCTAAAGTTCAAGGAATCTTGaactttatttattatCCTTTGCCTCCTAATTCAGTATGCATATAATCTGTTTCATGGTACGCAAATTTAAAGTTATTTAAAGCCcattagaaaatttttaacTTGTAGCTCATGTGGTTTTTTACTCTTCAGTTCTACCGCTACTCCACTACTTCTCGTGTGGTAGATAGCGAATCGAACAAGAAGGCTTCGTTAATCACGAATGCTAAAAGGTTTAAATCCagatttattttttcttgaacttcTCTGGTGCTCATGAATTTTACGGCTTGCGCTCAAAGTCGATTTCATGCAGTCGTCGTAGAAATCTTTgattcatcaataaaacGTGTTAAAGATCATTTGAACATAACATGAAAGTGTAGTACATGATAATATCAACAACCCCGTTTGGTACAAGGATTTCGGCTTCCTTTTGAgaactaaaaaaatagtcATCTTTTCCTGCTGATGAATAAGCTGTACAGCTAGTTCAACCATCGCGGCAATTTTCCCTCTCAAAAGAGATACGTTCCAACATAATTCGCGAAACGCTGCAACGATATAACTTATACAAAAAGCAAGTAAGCTAAAGATTGATCCGCTCTAATCAGCACCAAAGAAGGGGTCAACAGAAGTAAACGTAAACAAAATGAACGGAACATAAACATAGGTTTAAGCACttatcttgaaattttatgttttgttaaaaaaattgtcaatGTTATTTCTGAAACGTAAAATTCTCTGAGAACTATGGTCTTGATTATTACGCTTTTGTTCAACAGAATGATAATTAAAAAtactcaaaagaaaataattcGTTTCTATATATCAACTATTGCGTGCAAGCTCATAGGTGCTCCATTATCATATAGATCGTTTGAAGTGTTTATAAAAGGTGTTTACAATCATGGCTATATATTTCGAGGTTTATCGTATTATATATTGAATGAATCTATAATGGGTTTTGAAATCAAATCAATTTTTACTATTTTTacaacttttttatttgggAATGAaggttttattttctcttcataACAGTAATAAAGCGGCACCACCCAAAACAGCACCAAGAAGGTTATCTCCATGAAATTTATACGCACCATTAGTATTGATACTAACAGTATAAGAAGCAGATGAAACAATGATGGAAGCGGTTGAAGATGTTTCTGGAATTTGAGAGATGGCCATACTGGTAGCAGTAGCAATTGGTGCAATTATTGTGGCACAGGCGCCATCTGAACAGCTAGTTACAGTGGTTTCAATGGCAGGCACCTCGGTCCTCGTAAACATGTTAGCACCAGCATCGATAGCAGTAGCCGTAGAAGCTAGGGTAATGCGAACATCGTCTGAGCAACTGACTTTAGTTTTATAGGGAGTAGAATATTCAGCTTTGTTCGATGTGCTAGCTTTGGCGTTAACAGTGGTAACTGGGACTGTCAGAGTCGTACATACACCGGCAGAGCAACTGGTTGTAGTGCTTATAAAAGAGGAcacttttgtttttgttgaagTATTATCTTCGTTAGTATCTTTACTACTGGTAGTAGCAACATCGTTGATCGTAGTTGCTTTACCACTAATAGTAGGAACTGCAACAGTTAGAGTGGAGCAAAAACCAGCTAAACAACTTGTTACAGGTGTTACAATATTGGAAGGTTCAGCAGTGGCCAATGTGTTCTCATTAGTGTTAAAAATGGTTACCGGAGATGTCAGCATGGCACAGGTACCGGCGGAGCAACTAGTAATAGTGGTTTCAGTGGTAAAAAAGTTCGTCTTCGTTACTGTAGTGTCTTGTTCAATATTCTTGCAACTAGTGGTAGCAACATCAGTAGTTGCAGTAGTTCTAACCATGATAGTAGAAGCTGGAATGTTTATAGTGGTAAATGTTCCAGCCGAGCAGctgattttttcagtagTAATGAGTTTGGAACCTGATAATGTGCTAATCCAGGAGTCGTCATTAACAATTGGAGTGGTCAAAACAGTACAAAAATCGTCCGAGCAACTACTTATAGTGACTTCGACAGTAGAAACTTGAGTTTTCGTCAAAATACTATCTTTTTTAGTGGGACCGTCTTTAAAGTTAGTCATAGGAGCACTGCTGATGGTGCTATCTATTTGAAACCCGGTAAAATTGTGAGCAGCAAATGTTTCGGAGCAACCTCTCTTACAACTAGTTATAACAATTTCATCTGTTGGTAGATTCTCTATTGTCAAGGTCCCATTATGGACATTTCCTGAAGGGACTACTGTACTACTGGTGGTACATTCGGAACCTCTGGTAACACTACAAGTACTTCTTGGGGAGGCCGAGAGAGGAGAAGTTGACTTGAGGGAAGCAGCTGAAGATGTAGGATACATAGGAGAGGGAGAGACAATTGATTGAGAAACGATTGAGGGACTGGAAGTGCAACTTAACTCTTTAGATAATAAAAGTTCTACAGAGGAAGCACTCCTAGTATTGTAAGTAATCGAAGTAAACATAGGTGAACTAGAGGGCTCTGAAATAGAGATAATACTTTCACTGGTGGAAATATTGAAAGAGCCTCTCTCAGTAGAAGTAGTTACTTCATCAGATGAACTAGCAAGTGGGGAggaagtagaaaaaaaagtaatagTGGATTGAATAGAAGAGTCACCAAGAAACTTAGACTTAGTAGAGGCAGTGGGTCTAGTGAAGAAATCGGCAGCTCTGCTTGaagaaacaagaatttGAGTGGAAGCGGAAGCAGTATATAAACTTTCGGTAGAAGAAGTGACACcattagaagaaatagGTACGCTGGCAAAGACTGGTCCGGCAGAGGACCTGACTGCACTCGAATAGCTAGGTTCAGAAGAAGTAGTTACTTCACTAGAAGAGGCGGGTGCGGCAGAAGAAGTAATCACTTCACTAGAAGAGACGGGTGTGGCAGAAGAGGTGACTACACTCGAATAGCCAGGTTCAGAAGAAGTAATCACTTCACTAGAAGAGGCGGGTGCGGCAGAAGAAGTAATAACTTCACTAGAAGAGGCGGGTGTGGCAGAAGAGGTGACTACACTCGAAAAGCCAGGTTCAGAAGAAGTAATCACTTCACTAGAAGAGGCGGGTGCGGCAGAAGAAGTAATAACTTCACTAGAAGAGACGGGTGTGGCAGAAGAGGTGACTACACTCGAATAGCCAGGTTCAGAAGAAGTAATCACTTCACTAGAAGAGGCGGGTGTGGCAGAAGAGGTGACTACACTCGAATAGCCAGGTTCAGAAGAAGTAATCACTTCACTAGAAGAGGCGGGTGCGGCAGAAGAAGTAATAACTTCACTAGAAGAGGCGGGTGCGGCAGAAGAAGTAATAACTTCACTAGAAGAGACGGGTGTGGCAGAAGAGGTGACTACAATCGAATAGCCAGGTTCAGAAGAAGTAGTCACTTCACTAGAAGAGGCGGGTGCGGCAGAAGAAGTAATAACTTCACTAGAAGAGGCGGGTGCGGCAGAAGAAGTAATAACTTCACTAGAAGAGGCGGGTGCGGCAGAAGAAGTAATAACTTCACTAGAAGAGGCGGGTGCGGCAGAAGAGGTGACTACACTCGAATAGCCAGGTTCAGAAGAAGTAATAACTTCACTAGAAGAGACGGGTGTGGCAGAAGAGGTGACTACACTCGAATAGTCAGGTTCAGAAGAAGTAATCACTTCACTAGAAGAGGCGGGTGTGGCAGAAGAGGTGACTACACTCGAATAGCCAGGTTCAGAAGAAGTAATCACTTCACTAGAAGAGGCGGGTGCGGCAGAAGAAGTAATAACTTCACTAGAAGAGGCGGGTGTGGCAGAAGAGGTGACTACACTCGAATAGCCAGGTTCAGAAGAAGTAATCACTTCACTAGAAGAGGCGGGTGCGGCAGAAGAAGTAATAACTTCACTAGAAGAGGCGGGTGTGGCAGAAGAGGTGACTACACTCGAATAGCCAGGTTCAGAAGAAGTAATCACTTCACTAGAAGAGGCGGGTGCGGCAGAAGAAGTAATAACTTCACTAGAAGAGACGGGTGTGGCAGAAGAGGTGACTACACTCGAATAGCCAGGTTCAGAAGAAGTAATCACTTCACTAGAAGAGACGGGTGTGGCAGAAGAGGTGACTACAATCGAATAGCCAGGTTCAGAAGAAGTAGTCACTTCACTAGAAGAGGCGGGTGCGGCAGAAGAAGTAGTCACTTCACTAGAAGAGGAGGGTGCGGCAGAAGAGGTGGATACACTCCAATAGTTAGGTTCAGAAGAAGTAGTCACTTCACTAGAAGAGGCGGGTGTGGCAGAAGAGGTGGATACACTGGAAGAGCCAGattcagaagaagaatagaTATCACTTGAAGATGTCTTTTGAATGGAAGCACTTGATGTATCAGAAATATGAGTTATAATAGAAGTTTTAGAAGTAGTAGAGGTAGTGGAAGTAGTAGATTTCGTAGAAGTAGTAGATTTCGTAGAAGTAGTAGATTTCGTAGAAGTAGTAGATTTCGTAGAAGTAGTAGAGGTGGTAGAGGTTGTGGTTGGTATAACAGTGAGAATACCATCCTTTGAAAGTGCTACAGAGATAGCAGGCTTTAATCTCGTAGAATACCACGGAACACCTGTGATCATTCTGGTTACTTCGTCACCCGAAATCCCGGTTAGCATGGTGGTGAAATCGCCATTGTCAAAAACGGCTTTAGCAATTTCCGGAGGATATGTCTCACTCTTGTGTCGATTTTGGAAAGAGTAGTACTGGAACAGATGGGCTCTGATATCAGAGACGTAAACAGCCAATTCAATTAGGTTGACTCTTTCATCATAAGGAGATAATGTAGTGGTCGCGGTAATAGCAGCTGCACTTGTAGCCAATGCGGCAACGCTCGCTATGACACTTATCTTTACCATTGCTTAGGTGTCCTATTGGAGTTTTTAGCAGAAACTGGCATGTAAATCCTTCGAGACATATTGATAATAGCAATCAAACAAGCCATTTATACATGCTTGGTTTGAATAACTGCTATATAAACGAATATATTGGGGCAAACCTTACTATTCTTGCCATTTTTTGACATCTTAAATTCCTGAACGATGAAGATCTTATACAGATCTCGTATAATATTGTGACATCTTTAAAGGCACGTAATGAACTAACTCTTTCCCCCGCCAAGAAAACGCGCAGCGCGTAAAAATCTGTCCGATTAAAAACGCGTACGGGTGGCAGATCGATCAAACCCTTCCCCATGCCTAAAAGTTTTagtttttattctttttgatcaagttacagaacaataaaaaaagttaatTTGAAGTCGTCGTTCAATTGACATCAATATAAATTTCATTTGTGCGCTGTGCGCGCTGTCTAACAGAGATACTACTTCCTAATTAGTAATCATACTCGACGAGCACCACTACGCTACAAACGAAGTTGTGCAAGAATTACTTATGAAAACTTAATCTGTAGAGGGAAAAACGGTTTACGCTTATCAACTTTTGATCTTCGCAGTCCGAAAAAATTATATCTTGTTCATTTTAAATGTTTCCTCCTTCACTCATGGTCTGCCACTTGAAGAACGTGGCAACCAAGCGCTATTGGCATTTCAGATATTGTGAGTACATGTAACTATCTAACTCTGCTTGTGAGAAATGAGAAAACAggtcatttctttttggcTTTGTATGTTATTGTGTGAGGTTAACATGTACCTTGTTCtaaattggaaaaaaagatcttcACAAGGGAATACTGTACATTCATTCATAGAAccaatcaaaaaaatgagtgCATATCTATAAAATCTCaaagaataattttgaGGTTCTATttgaatcaaaaattttttttaattatgacagtatataataaaatcaaCGAACTTGATTTTGTTCTTatagtagtagtagtagtttcaataattttgtcCTAGTAACGCAGCAAACAAGTTCTTCTATATGCCGCTATAACTAATAGAGGATCTTTAACACTTTATACTGGTTAGTTTATGTATCGAACTTTCACACATCCTATTGGATGAAACGTGAATCATTGATCCATTGATCACCTACTACTTCCCGTTTAGAATGATATCATGTAAAGGCTAAACCAGTGGAGTAGACAAGCTCAAAACGTGATAATAACAGCGTATACGCCATTCACTTTCAAGGTTAGGGTTTTAAAATATCAACATATACGTGACCTTAAGTGACCAAAAGCAACCAGATTGTAGTAGGACTAATAATGCAGCCCAACTATAAGAACATATGTTTCACCACTGTGGGAATCCCCTCTTCATCTTGTGATGGTTAATCGaataaaataacaatacGATGCGAAATAGAAGCAATAAATTCTAAAACCCGTATTTGGTAGAGATCAATGATTAGCTCAAAGTGAATTTTAGGGCTCATAAAATGCTTATTACTttacaaatttgaaaactcAACTCTAAATGCACAACAAATAGTTTTGTTAACTTGCTTACAGAAAAGTCTAATAATCGAGGTGTCGAAATGCACCTTAAATCAAAAGCTGAAAACCCCATTAT comes from the Saccharomyces mikatae IFO 1815 strain IFO1815 genome assembly, chromosome: 10 genome and includes:
- the DAN1 gene encoding Dan1p (similar to Saccharomyces cerevisiae DAN1 (YJR150C)) translates to MSKISALAIAAALVASAAATSVTTTLSPSDERVNLIELAVYVSDIGAHLNEYYSFQGLHKTETYPPEIAKAVFAGGDFTTMLTGISGDEVTRMITGVPWYSTRLAGAISEALAKEGIATAVAATSESAATSTSESAAASTSGASSATVASSSSVSSTETNSKATSSEATVSSSESSSVASSSAVVIPSSFVNSTAPVTSTASISVTPVVHNGTDSTVTKTQASTVETTITSCSAGVCSTLTTPVASTKAKSTATSVTSSASHSIDVSTNGGNKFGNSVFGAAALAGAAALLL
- the DAN4 gene encoding Dan4p (similar to Saccharomyces cerevisiae DAN4 (YJR151C)), with the translated sequence MVKISVIASVAALATSAAAITATTTLSPYDERVNLIELAVYVSDIRAHLFQYYSFQNRHKSETYPPEIAKAVFDNGDFTTMLTGISGDEVTRMITGVPWYSTRLKPAISVALSKDGILTVIPTTTSTTSTTSTKSTTSTKSTTSTKSTTSTKSTTSTTSTTSKTSIITHISDTSSASIQKTSSSDIYSSSESGSSSVSTSSATPASSSEVTTSSEPNYWSVSTSSAAPSSSSEVTTSSAAPASSSEVTTSSEPGYSIVVTSSATPVSSSEVITSSEPGYSSVVTSSATPVSSSEVITSSAAPASSSEVITSSEPGYSSVVTSSATPASSSEVITSSAAPASSSEVITSSEPGYSSVVTSSATPASSSEVITSSAAPASSSEVITSSEPGYSSVVTSSATPASSSEVITSSEPDYSSVVTSSATPVSSSEVITSSEPGYSSVVTSSAAPASSSEVITSSAAPASSSEVITSSAAPASSSEVITSSAAPASSSEVTTSSEPGYSIVVTSSATPVSSSEVITSSAAPASSSEVITSSAAPASSSEVITSSEPGYSSVVTSSATPASSSEVITSSEPGYSSVVTSSATPVSSSEVITSSAAPASSSEVITSSEPGFSSVVTSSATPASSSEVITSSAAPASSSEVITSSEPGYSSVVTSSATPVSSSEVITSSAAPASSSEVTTSSEPSYSSAVRSSAGPVFASVPISSNGVTSSTESLYTASASTQILVSSSRAADFFTRPTASTKSKFLGDSSIQSTITFFSTSSPLASSSDEVTTSTERGSFNISTSESIISISEPSSSPMFTSITYNTRSASSVELLLSKELSCTSSPSIVSQSIVSPSPMYPTSSAASLKSTSPLSASPRSTCSVTRGSECTTSSTVVPSGNVHNGTLTIENLPTDEIVITSCKRGCSETFAAHNFTGFQIDSTISSAPMTNFKDGPTKKDSILTKTQVSTVEVTISSCSDDFCTVLTTPIVNDDSWISTLSGSKLITTEKISCSAGTFTTINIPASTIMVRTTATTDVATTSCKNIEQDTTVTKTNFFTTETTITSCSAGTCAMLTSPVTIFNTNENTLATAEPSNIVTPVTSCLAGFCSTLTVAVPTISGKATTINDVATTSSKDTNEDNTSTKTKVSSFISTTTSCSAGVCTTLTVPVTTVNAKASTSNKAEYSTPYKTKVSCSDDVRITLASTATAIDAGANMFTRTEVPAIETTVTSCSDGACATIIAPIATATSMAISQIPETSSTASIIVSSASYTVSINTNGAYKFHGDNLLGAVLGGAALLLL